In Rhipicephalus microplus isolate Deutch F79 chromosome 9, USDA_Rmic, whole genome shotgun sequence, one genomic interval encodes:
- the LOC119163256 gene encoding uncharacterized protein LOC119163256: MGSINLEATKDLLLLYETLMDVEEQRNLLCEDQMLLNFLVYVLQETTDDIVMLSLKVLAALCADDDRCTTVSQTFGLSPSLEQLTSGGHNYGIKEAALRLKMRLLEARVALLSRQQEEAAWADVRLSFRDYCSAGKDSSCIAAVPSPAKCPPFLGQHNGAAKVVSLHIEGLFSESDTELCKEKLLAVQGVISFTFDIERRRCVVRVRSDISPRALVQAIKSTGTMSAMQVANSTMPKTPSNNKSKPSAEYTGLDGDEASGITEEEKDEHDRENLPAYLPEVDSPIREDAVVRQKKPKSSSATSWLSSAATFITKSLYW; the protein is encoded by the exons AT GGGTTCCATAAATCTGGAAGCCACCAAAGACTTGTTGTTGCTGTACGAGACGCTCATGGACGTAGAAGAGCAGCGCAACTTGCTATGCGAG GACCAGATGCTGCTAAATTTTCTAGTCTACGTTCTGCAGGAGACAACCGATGATATTGTGATGCTGTCCCTCAAG GTTCTGGCTGCACTATGCGCTGACGACGACAGGTGCACGACAGTCTCGCAGACCTTCGGCCTCTCGCCTTCACTGGAACAGCTGACTTCCGG GGGGCACAACTATGGCATCAAGGAAGCTGCGCTGAGGCTCAAGATGCGCCTGCTCGAAGCCCGAGTGGCGCTTCTGTCCAGGCAGCAAGAAGAAGCCGCCTGGGCCGACGTGCGGCTGTCGTTCAGGGACTACTGCAGTGCCGG CAAGGACAGCAGTTGCATTGCAGCGGTGCCGTCTCCAGCCAAGTGTCCGCCGTTTCTCGGGCAACACAATGGGGCAGCAAAGGTTGTTTCCCTGCATATTGAGGGCCTCTTTTCTGAG AGCGACACAGAACTGTGCAAGGAAAAGCTGCTCGCTGTGCAAGGTGTCATCAGCTTCACGTTCGACATCGAGAGGCGGCGGTGCGTCGTGCGGGTCAGGTCGGATATCTCGCCACGG GCATTGGTACAAGCCATCAAGTCAACAGGAACCATGTCGGCGATGCAGGTCGCCAACAGTACTATGCCAAAAACTCCAAGCAATAACAAAAGCAAG CCTTCAGCAGAATATACTGGCCTCGACGGTGATGAGGCCAGCGGGATAACAGAAGAGGAAAAGGATGAGCACGATAGAGAAAATCTCCCGGCCTACCTTCCCGAGGTGGACAGCCCGATTCGAGAGGACGCTGTCGTGCGGCAAAAGAAGCCGAAGAGCTCTTCTGCGACAAGCTGGCTTAGCTCGGCTGCCACGTTCATCACGAAGTCGCTCTACTGGTGA